In Myxococcus stipitatus, the following are encoded in one genomic region:
- a CDS encoding SCO family protein yields the protein MMSLFSHISPRVPRTGMFVAAALVLATALPASAMPGGGKTPRSIVEAQQDTPPQLEGVDVEEHLGDPVPSETRFTDVTGEEVKLGTVLSKTRPTLLTLVYYNCPLLCNLVLNAQVKAMRELGLELGKDYEAVTVSVDPEDTPSMSAERRRKHLQSMGKPESAPWHFMTGTETEIRRLADAVGFKYTYDASTKQYAHPAVVMVLTPEGSISRYLYGTDFPPKDMKLALLEAAGGRVGTSFDRVVMSCFKYDTATRRYGFYIFGFIRLGALAVFIALASVLIYFWRRELKKGAAA from the coding sequence ATGATGTCCCTCTTCTCCCACATCTCCCCGCGCGTTCCCCGCACGGGGATGTTCGTCGCGGCGGCGCTGGTCCTGGCCACCGCGCTCCCGGCATCCGCGATGCCGGGCGGGGGCAAGACTCCCCGCTCCATCGTGGAGGCCCAGCAGGACACGCCGCCCCAGCTCGAAGGGGTGGACGTCGAGGAGCACCTGGGAGACCCGGTGCCCTCGGAGACCCGCTTCACGGACGTGACGGGTGAGGAAGTGAAGCTGGGAACGGTGCTGTCCAAGACGCGTCCCACCCTTCTAACGCTCGTGTATTACAACTGCCCGCTGCTCTGTAACCTGGTGCTCAACGCCCAGGTGAAGGCGATGCGGGAGCTGGGGCTGGAGCTGGGCAAGGACTACGAGGCCGTCACCGTCAGCGTCGACCCGGAGGACACCCCGTCGATGAGCGCCGAGCGGCGGCGCAAGCACCTGCAGTCCATGGGCAAGCCGGAGAGCGCGCCCTGGCACTTCATGACGGGGACGGAGACGGAGATTCGCCGTCTCGCGGACGCGGTGGGCTTCAAGTACACGTATGACGCCAGCACCAAGCAGTACGCCCACCCCGCGGTGGTGATGGTGCTGACCCCCGAAGGAAGCATCTCCCGGTACCTCTACGGGACGGACTTCCCTCCCAAGGACATGAAGCTGGCGTTGCTGGAGGCGGCCGGTGGCCGCGTGGGCACCAGCTTCGACCGCGTGGTGATGTCCTGCTTCAAGTATGACACCGCCACCCGGCGGTACGGTTTCTACATCTTCGGTTTCATCCGCCTGGGCGCACTGGCCGTCTTCATCGCCCTGGCATCGGTGCTGATCTATTTCTGGAGGCGCGAGCTGAAGAAAGGCGCGGCGGCATGA
- a CDS encoding cytochrome c: MRWLIPAAGLVALSGCDVPSEFLQRMEDQAKYEYYEASSFWADGRAMRTPPAGTVPRERYDRIPEIKDPVARQVAVSGRANGQLVATIPVKVDHDLMTLGQKKYNIVCSQCHGVLGDGNSVVAENMALRLPPSLLDLESKPAGHFYTAINEGYGVMPSFSGELDVRERWAVVAYVRALQEARNTRTGGHNSVPQENR; this comes from the coding sequence ATGAGGTGGCTCATCCCCGCCGCCGGGCTCGTCGCGCTGTCGGGCTGCGATGTCCCCTCCGAGTTCCTCCAGCGCATGGAGGACCAGGCCAAGTACGAGTACTACGAGGCGTCCAGCTTCTGGGCGGACGGCCGTGCCATGCGCACGCCGCCGGCCGGCACCGTTCCGCGTGAGCGCTACGACCGGATCCCGGAAATCAAGGACCCCGTGGCCCGCCAGGTGGCCGTCAGCGGCCGCGCCAACGGCCAGCTCGTGGCCACCATCCCCGTGAAGGTGGACCACGACCTGATGACCTTGGGTCAGAAGAAGTACAACATCGTGTGCTCGCAGTGTCACGGCGTGCTCGGCGACGGCAACAGCGTGGTGGCGGAGAACATGGCGCTCCGCCTGCCGCCGTCCCTCTTGGACCTCGAGAGCAAGCCCGCGGGCCACTTCTACACGGCCATCAACGAGGGCTACGGCGTGATGCCGTCCTTCTCCGGTGAGCTCGACGTGCGCGAGCGCTGGGCCGTGGTCGCCTACGTGCGAGCCCTTCAGGAGGCCCGCAACACCCGTACGGGCGGACACAACTCCGTCCCGCAGGAGAACCGATGA
- a CDS encoding DUF3341 domain-containing protein, which translates to MEATVLDSWVLAEFETPDVLVDATRQMREKGFQGMDTYSPYPLHGGSEALGLPPSKVPFIALCGGLTGLTTALAMQTWMNTYDYPINVGGRPLLSLPAWVPITFELSVLFAAFGIFFGLLGLSKLPQPYHPVFESEAFRTASTHGYWLSVPHATGQDASAVIDQLKALGATQVTVVTGEKE; encoded by the coding sequence ATGGAAGCCACTGTCCTCGATTCCTGGGTGCTGGCCGAGTTCGAGACGCCAGATGTCCTCGTGGATGCCACTCGCCAGATGCGCGAGAAGGGCTTCCAGGGGATGGACACCTACTCTCCGTACCCGCTGCATGGCGGCTCGGAGGCCCTGGGCCTGCCCCCCTCGAAGGTCCCCTTCATCGCCCTGTGCGGCGGGCTCACCGGTCTCACCACGGCGCTCGCCATGCAGACCTGGATGAACACCTACGACTACCCCATCAACGTCGGCGGCCGTCCGCTGCTGTCGCTGCCGGCGTGGGTGCCCATCACGTTCGAGCTGAGCGTGCTCTTCGCCGCGTTCGGCATCTTCTTTGGCCTCCTGGGGCTGAGCAAGCTGCCGCAGCCGTATCACCCGGTCTTCGAGTCCGAGGCCTTCCGCACCGCGTCCACGCACGGCTACTGGCTGAGCGTGCCGCACGCCACGGGCCAGGACGCGTCGGCCGTCATTGACCAGCTCAAGGCCCTGGGTGCCACCCAGGTGACCGTCGTCACGGGAGAGAAGGAATGA
- the nrfD gene encoding NrfD/PsrC family molybdoenzyme membrane anchor subunit, whose amino-acid sequence MAQTAATAPLDPLEPRDLVAPHHDDKSLNETLLDHVWRKPGKGWFMLFGLTLSALGLLVIGVTYTLARGIGVWGNNQPVGWAFDIINFVWWVGIGHAGTLISAILLLFQQKWRTSINRFAEAMTLFAVMCAGLFPLLHTGRPWFAFWLFPYPSTLGAWPQFRSPLVWDVFAISTYLTVSALFWFVGLIPDLAALRDSSKTKLQRTIYGLFALGWRGSGRHWHNYKIAYLLLAGLSTPLVVSVHTIVSFDFAVSLLPGWHATIFPPYFVAGAVFSGFAMVITLIVPARKYLGLRDVITDRHLENMNKVILATGLIVSYGYMMEHFVAWYSQNQYEMWTFYVNRATGPYAGVYWLMIACNVITPNIFWFKKCRTSIPIMWVASIAVNIGMWCERFIIIVTSLSQDFLPSSWGIYTPTWVDWSIYIGTLGLFGTLFLLFLKFVPAVAISEVKELQLELKHARHNSHGAH is encoded by the coding sequence ATGGCCCAGACCGCCGCCACCGCCCCGCTCGACCCGCTCGAGCCCCGGGACCTCGTCGCGCCGCATCACGACGACAAATCCCTCAATGAGACGCTCCTGGACCATGTCTGGCGCAAGCCCGGCAAGGGCTGGTTCATGCTCTTCGGCCTGACGCTCAGCGCGCTCGGCCTCCTGGTCATCGGTGTCACCTACACGCTCGCCCGCGGCATTGGCGTGTGGGGCAACAACCAGCCGGTCGGCTGGGCGTTCGACATCATCAACTTCGTCTGGTGGGTCGGTATCGGCCACGCCGGTACGCTCATCTCCGCCATCCTCCTGCTCTTCCAGCAGAAGTGGCGCACGAGCATCAACCGCTTCGCGGAAGCCATGACGCTGTTCGCCGTCATGTGCGCCGGTCTGTTCCCGCTGCTGCACACCGGCCGTCCCTGGTTCGCCTTCTGGCTGTTCCCGTACCCCAGCACCCTGGGCGCGTGGCCGCAGTTCCGCTCGCCGCTGGTGTGGGACGTGTTCGCCATCTCCACGTACCTCACCGTGTCCGCGCTGTTCTGGTTCGTGGGCCTCATCCCGGACCTGGCCGCGCTGCGTGACTCGTCCAAGACGAAGCTCCAGCGCACCATCTACGGCCTGTTCGCGCTGGGTTGGCGCGGCTCAGGGCGGCACTGGCACAACTACAAGATTGCGTACCTGCTGCTGGCCGGCCTCTCCACGCCGCTGGTCGTCTCGGTGCACACCATCGTTTCGTTCGACTTCGCCGTCTCGCTGCTGCCCGGCTGGCACGCGACCATCTTCCCGCCCTACTTCGTGGCCGGCGCCGTGTTCAGCGGCTTCGCGATGGTCATCACGCTCATCGTCCCGGCGCGCAAGTACCTGGGTCTGCGGGACGTCATCACGGACCGCCACCTGGAGAACATGAACAAGGTCATCCTCGCGACGGGCCTCATCGTGTCCTACGGGTACATGATGGAGCACTTCGTCGCCTGGTACTCGCAGAACCAGTACGAGATGTGGACGTTCTACGTGAACCGCGCCACGGGCCCCTACGCGGGCGTGTACTGGCTGATGATTGCCTGCAACGTCATCACGCCGAACATCTTCTGGTTCAAGAAGTGCCGCACCAGCATCCCCATCATGTGGGTGGCCTCCATCGCGGTGAACATCGGCATGTGGTGCGAGCGCTTCATCATCATCGTCACCTCGCTGAGCCAGGACTTCCTGCCGTCGTCGTGGGGCATCTACACCCCGACCTGGGTGGACTGGTCCATCTACATCGGCACGCTCGGCCTGTTCGGCACCCTGTTCCTCCTGTTCCTGAAGTTCGTGCCCGCGGTGGCGATCAGCGAAGTGAAGGAGCTCCAGCTGGAGCTCAAGCACGCCCGCCACAACTCTCACGGAGCGCACTAG
- a CDS encoding TAT-variant-translocated molybdopterin oxidoreductase, with product MNTKRDGAPSQESSSFALPVVSDRPATAPDAVGEALEHAAANANASEHGYGQTYWRSLEEKLGTSEYLEETRPEFPAGADLPPTGFVRREFMQLLGASLALAGATACSTRPPDEKLVPYTKTPPELTPGNPLHYASAMTLSGNTSGLLITAREGRPVKVEGNPEHPINQGAACTFEQAWLLSLYDPSRARVLRQGKTPRAQRTLSESISALVNKAGTENGGKRIRFLTEANGSPTATDVRANIAKKLPQARFVSAPSYQDTQAETLRALFGGQAVSALYNFAQANVVLSLDADFLESCPGNLRNIRDFANRRDPRMGELNRLYMAEARFSITGGMADHRLRMKSQEVLGLAAAVAQAIGGSAASLAGAAAAKSALDAKHHNWVQAVAADLRAAGPGKSLVIAGERQPAAVHALAHAINDALGNRDQTVTYVQSPIGEASSQAAVRALVEEIEAGNVDTLVITAYNPVYTLPADVGLAKVLSKDHPNRAKLNVIYTGLYEDETSEHTDWFIPAAHPLETWSDGRAVDGTVAIAQPLIQPLFSGMPELELLGLFLDESPRPAYQMVRDYWQTQGGHAADFEARWESWVAQGIIENTQTAKVTTAPDFGAAGALVTGYTPPASGDLELNFVLDYKVYDGRFGNNSWLQELPEPITKMTWDNAALISPDTAKALTLAAGDLAELNYAGQKLMVPVWIVPGHADGTITVAMGYGRNGLHEQVAKGVGFNVNPLRTSKALWFDGGATLAKVRGSHKFSLTQTHWRMEDRPLALDMTVTELFKPEALAEHERKKVEFTLHRVKGELKFGVQDNLPAFDYDKEQYKWGMAIDLTRCTGCSACVVACQAENNIPVVGKEQVARSREMNWLRIDRYFTGSESDPKMVMQPVMCVHCEKAPCEYVCPVNATVHSDEGLNDMVYNRCVGTRYCSNNCPYKVRRFNYLHYTAGKTATEKMLMNPDVTVRNRGVMEKCTYCVQRIERARIDARIHKHLIKEADLKTACQQTCAAQAIVFGSLNDKQQLVSKLHEDFRAYKLLHELGTRPRTAHLIRVRNPNTALEPAPAATKEGSH from the coding sequence ATGAACACGAAGCGCGACGGCGCCCCGTCGCAGGAATCCTCTTCCTTCGCGCTCCCGGTCGTCTCGGACCGGCCCGCCACGGCTCCCGACGCCGTCGGTGAGGCACTGGAGCACGCCGCGGCCAACGCGAACGCCTCCGAGCACGGCTATGGCCAGACGTATTGGCGCAGCCTCGAGGAGAAGCTGGGCACCTCCGAGTATCTCGAGGAGACGCGCCCCGAGTTCCCCGCCGGCGCCGACCTGCCCCCCACGGGCTTCGTCCGCCGCGAGTTCATGCAGCTGCTCGGCGCGTCGCTGGCCCTGGCCGGCGCCACCGCGTGCAGCACCCGGCCGCCGGACGAGAAGCTCGTCCCGTACACCAAGACGCCGCCGGAGCTCACCCCGGGCAACCCCCTGCACTACGCGTCCGCGATGACGCTGTCCGGAAACACCTCCGGCCTGCTCATCACCGCCCGCGAGGGTCGCCCCGTGAAGGTGGAGGGCAACCCCGAGCACCCCATCAACCAGGGCGCCGCCTGCACCTTCGAGCAGGCGTGGCTCCTGTCGCTCTATGACCCCAGCCGCGCCCGCGTGCTGCGTCAGGGCAAGACGCCCCGCGCCCAGCGCACCCTGAGCGAGAGCATCTCCGCGCTGGTCAACAAGGCCGGCACGGAGAACGGCGGCAAGCGCATCCGCTTCCTCACGGAGGCCAACGGTTCGCCCACCGCGACCGACGTGCGCGCCAACATCGCCAAGAAGCTGCCCCAGGCCCGCTTCGTCAGCGCCCCGTCCTACCAGGACACCCAGGCGGAGACGCTGCGCGCCCTGTTCGGCGGCCAGGCCGTCAGCGCGCTCTACAACTTCGCGCAGGCCAACGTCGTCCTGTCGCTGGACGCGGACTTCCTGGAGAGCTGCCCGGGCAACCTGCGCAACATCCGCGACTTCGCCAACCGCCGCGACCCGCGCATGGGCGAGCTCAACCGCCTCTACATGGCGGAGGCCCGCTTCTCCATCACCGGCGGCATGGCGGACCACCGCCTGCGCATGAAGTCCCAGGAGGTCCTGGGTCTCGCCGCCGCGGTGGCCCAGGCCATCGGGGGCAGCGCCGCGTCCCTCGCGGGCGCCGCGGCCGCCAAGTCGGCCCTGGACGCCAAGCACCACAACTGGGTGCAGGCCGTCGCCGCGGACCTGCGCGCCGCGGGCCCGGGCAAGTCGCTGGTCATCGCGGGTGAGCGTCAGCCGGCTGCGGTCCACGCGCTGGCCCACGCCATCAACGACGCGCTCGGCAACCGCGACCAGACCGTCACGTACGTCCAGTCCCCCATCGGCGAGGCCAGCAGCCAGGCTGCGGTTCGCGCGCTGGTGGAGGAGATCGAGGCGGGCAACGTCGACACCCTGGTCATCACCGCCTACAACCCGGTCTACACCCTGCCGGCCGACGTGGGCCTGGCCAAGGTGCTCAGCAAGGACCACCCGAACCGCGCCAAGCTCAACGTCATCTACACGGGCCTCTACGAGGACGAGACCAGCGAGCACACCGACTGGTTTATCCCTGCGGCGCACCCGCTGGAGACGTGGAGCGACGGCCGCGCGGTGGACGGCACCGTCGCCATCGCCCAGCCGCTCATCCAGCCGCTCTTCAGCGGCATGCCGGAGCTGGAGCTGCTCGGGCTGTTCCTGGACGAGTCCCCGCGCCCCGCCTACCAGATGGTGCGCGACTACTGGCAGACCCAGGGCGGCCACGCGGCCGACTTCGAGGCCCGCTGGGAGTCCTGGGTCGCCCAGGGCATCATCGAGAACACGCAGACGGCGAAGGTCACCACCGCGCCCGACTTCGGCGCCGCCGGTGCCCTGGTCACGGGCTACACGCCCCCGGCCTCGGGCGACCTCGAGCTGAACTTCGTCCTGGACTACAAGGTCTACGACGGCCGCTTCGGCAACAACTCCTGGCTCCAGGAGCTGCCCGAGCCCATCACCAAGATGACCTGGGACAACGCCGCCCTGATTTCGCCGGACACGGCGAAGGCGCTGACCCTGGCCGCCGGTGACCTGGCGGAGCTGAACTACGCGGGCCAGAAGCTCATGGTCCCGGTGTGGATTGTCCCTGGCCACGCGGACGGCACCATCACCGTCGCGATGGGCTACGGCCGCAACGGCCTGCATGAGCAGGTCGCCAAGGGCGTGGGCTTCAACGTCAACCCGCTGCGCACCAGCAAGGCGCTCTGGTTCGACGGCGGTGCCACGCTCGCCAAGGTGCGCGGCAGCCACAAGTTCAGCCTGACCCAGACGCACTGGCGCATGGAGGACCGCCCCCTCGCGCTGGACATGACGGTGACGGAGCTCTTCAAGCCCGAGGCGCTGGCGGAGCACGAGCGCAAGAAGGTCGAGTTCACGCTCCACCGCGTGAAGGGTGAGTTGAAGTTCGGCGTCCAGGACAACCTGCCGGCCTTCGACTACGACAAGGAGCAGTACAAGTGGGGCATGGCCATTGACCTCACCCGCTGCACCGGTTGCAGCGCGTGCGTGGTGGCCTGCCAGGCGGAGAACAACATCCCCGTCGTGGGCAAGGAGCAGGTGGCCCGCAGCCGCGAGATGAACTGGCTGCGCATCGACCGCTACTTCACGGGAAGCGAGAGCGACCCGAAGATGGTCATGCAGCCGGTCATGTGCGTGCACTGCGAGAAGGCCCCCTGCGAGTACGTGTGCCCGGTGAACGCCACCGTGCACTCGGACGAGGGCCTGAACGACATGGTGTACAACCGCTGCGTCGGCACCCGGTACTGCTCCAACAACTGCCCCTACAAGGTCCGCCGCTTCAACTACCTGCACTACACCGCGGGCAAGACGGCCACCGAGAAGATGCTGATGAACCCGGACGTCACGGTGCGCAACCGCGGCGTCATGGAGAAGTGCACGTACTGCGTGCAGCGCATCGAGCGCGCCCGCATCGACGCGCGCATCCACAAGCACCTCATCAAGGAAGCGGACCTCAAGACGGCGTGCCAGCAGACGTGCGCCGCCCAGGCCATCGTCTTCGGCTCGCTGAACGACAAGCAGCAGCTTGTCAGCAAGCTCCACGAGGACTTCCGCGCCTACAAGCTCCTGCATGAGCTGGGGACGCGGCCTCGCACCGCGCACCTCATCCGCGTGCGCAACCCGAATACCGCCCTCGAGCCGGCCCCCGCCGCGACGAAGGAAGGAAGCCACTAG
- a CDS encoding cytochrome c3 family protein translates to MSGPLFPRWTNTVSRLSAAALLAVPAIGIGGLMAYVRSPYVTGQQMPIEQPIEFDHRHHAGDEKIDCQYCHFSVDKSPSAGIPSTTVCMSCHAQVWNKSPYLTEVRKAFFADAPIQWVRVHNLPDFVYFNHSIHVNKGVGCASCHGRVDQMAAVEQFAPLTMAWCLECHRNPEPHLRPPEFITSMTWTPPKDKAQAIELGNKLKAEYDVHSRTSCSTCHR, encoded by the coding sequence ATGAGCGGCCCTCTGTTTCCACGCTGGACGAACACGGTGTCTCGGCTGTCCGCCGCGGCGCTTCTTGCCGTGCCCGCCATCGGCATCGGCGGCCTCATGGCGTACGTACGGTCCCCGTACGTCACGGGCCAGCAGATGCCCATCGAGCAGCCGATCGAATTCGATCACCGCCATCACGCGGGTGACGAGAAGATCGACTGTCAGTACTGCCACTTCTCCGTGGACAAATCGCCCTCAGCGGGCATCCCGTCCACGACGGTGTGCATGTCCTGCCACGCACAGGTCTGGAACAAGAGCCCGTACCTCACCGAGGTGCGCAAGGCCTTCTTCGCGGACGCGCCCATCCAGTGGGTGCGCGTCCACAACCTGCCCGACTTCGTCTACTTCAATCACTCCATCCACGTGAACAAGGGCGTCGGCTGCGCGAGCTGCCACGGCCGCGTGGACCAGATGGCCGCGGTGGAGCAGTTCGCTCCGCTCACCATGGCCTGGTGCCTGGAGTGCCACCGCAACCCCGAGCCGCACCTGCGTCCGCCGGAGTTCATCACGTCGATGACGTGGACCCCGCCCAAGGACAAGGCCCAGGCTATCGAACTCGGTAACAAGCTGAAGGCTGAGTACGACGTCCACTCGCGCACGAGCTGCTCCACATGCCACCGATGA
- a CDS encoding HNH endonuclease — MSDSKRRRILAIIATDTTFERTEHRGREAWLGKCLHCNAHLWVGMDGEPISRATIEHILPRTAGGTDALENLGLACARCNQGKGSRHDRNYPRDDRARALVERLQARRAERWRAPEHADSE, encoded by the coding sequence GTGAGCGACTCCAAGCGCCGCAGGATTCTGGCCATCATCGCCACGGACACGACCTTCGAGCGCACCGAGCACCGGGGTCGCGAGGCCTGGCTGGGCAAGTGCCTGCACTGCAATGCCCACCTATGGGTCGGGATGGATGGGGAGCCCATCAGCCGCGCCACCATCGAACACATCCTCCCGCGCACCGCGGGTGGCACCGACGCGCTGGAGAACCTCGGCCTGGCGTGCGCCCGCTGCAACCAGGGCAAGGGCAGCCGGCATGACCGCAACTACCCCCGGGACGACCGCGCCCGAGCCCTGGTCGAACGGCTCCAGGCCCGCCGCGCCGAACGCTGGCGGGCACCCGAGCACGCGGACTCCGAGTGA